Proteins encoded by one window of Channa argus isolate prfri chromosome 1, Channa argus male v1.0, whole genome shotgun sequence:
- the fignl1 gene encoding fidgetin-like protein 1, translating into MSGAHLDEWQRRSFDILSGSCTPEQTADAYRAHILSIQYAWASSQISQAATASLLRTYSEHYAAVLDSDDPNTGLNNYAESALHLARSQRNYSDKWESSLTMESVLELPCVQKMIQAGTKEGGSPVAPADVNISVGQETRGSSFSAPFTRVRADALPFKLIGPPQPKTEVNNTASNPSNTSAERPRVSDGILGKSQSFSLLPARPQSLFSHPSSLSPQGNRGAPGATQNYQSSCFLKSNSSKRKNFYNAEREDAGRGPHRGQADTEPQAASNFKTAREQFIIDQHKKHYHQPQKGQMAGMAGTVKKSLGANRPRGAFSKFVSPIPRQEEEEGGASRNSSQEPQIMDERLKNFEPKIIELIMSEIMDHGPPVGWDDIAGLEFAKTTIKEIVVWPMLRPDIFVGLRGPPKGILLFGPPGTGKTLIGKCIACQSGATFFSISASSLTSKWVGEGEKMVRALFAIARCHQPAVIFIDEIDSLLSQRTDGEHDSSRRIKTEFLVQLDGAATAAEDRILVVGATNRPQEIDEAARRRLAKRLYIPLPERAARQQIITNLMAREKNQLREHELKSVVATTEGFSGADMTQLCREAALGPIRSIHLSDIATVTADQVRPILYSDFQEALKTVRPSVSSKDLELYEEWNKTFGCGR; encoded by the coding sequence ATGAGTGGCGCGCACCTGGACGAATGGCAGAGGAGGTCCTTTGACATTTTATCTGGCAGCTGTACACCTGAACAGACGGCCGATGCCTACCGGGCCCACATCCTCTCCATTCAGTATGCATGGGCAAGCTCCCAGATCTCTCAGGCTGCCACAGCCAGCCTGCTCAGGACCTACTCAGAGCACTATGCTGCTGTGCTGGACTCTGATGACCCAAACACAGGGCTAAACAACTATGCTGAGAGTGCGCTGCATCTGGCGCGCAGTCAAAGGAACTACAGTGACAAATGGGAGTCGTCCCTGACCATGGAGAGTGTGCTGGAGCTGCCCTGCGTGCAAAAGATGATTCAGGCTGGGACAAAAGAAGGAGGCTCTCCAGTGGCACCAGCAGATGTCAACATATCTGTGGGACAAGAGACCAGAGGCAGCTCTTTTTCCGCTCCCTTTACAAGAGTCAGGGCAGACGCGCTTCCATTTAAACTTATAGGACCACCCCAGCCTAAAACCGAGGTTAACAACACAGCTAGTAATCCTTCTAATACTTCTGCAGAAAGGCCAAGAGTCTCTGATGGGATATTGGGTAAATCACAATCATTTTCCCTGCTTCCAGCCCGGCCACAATCTTTGTTCAGTCATCCCTCTTCACTTTCTCCACAAGGAAACCGTGGTGCTCCAGGCGCCACACAAAATTATCAGTCTTCCTGCTTTCTAAAATCTAATTCATCTAAGAGGAAGAATTTTTAcaatgcagagagagaggatgcTGGCAGAGGGCCACACAGAGGTCAAGCAGACACTGAGCCACAAGCTGCAAGCAACTTTAAAACAGCTCGGGAGCAGTTTATTATTGATCAACATAAAAAGCATTACCATCAGCCTCAGAAAGGTCAGATGGCTGGGATGGCAGGAACTGTGAAAAAATCTCTGGGTGCTAACAGGCCTCGAGGTGCATTTTCTAAATTTGTGTCACCTATTCCacgacaggaggaggaagaaggtgGGGCGAGTCGTAACTCCAGTCAGGAGCCTCAAATTATGGATGAACGCTTGAAAAACTTTGAGCCAAAAATAATTGAGCTGATCATGAGTGAGATTATGGACCATGGTCCTCCTGTGGGCTGGGATGACATAGCCGGGCTGGAGTTTGCCAAGACCACAATAAAGGAGATTGTGGTCTGGCCCATGCTGCGGCCTGATATCTTTGTTGGTCTTCGTGGTCCCCCTAAAGGTATCCTCTTGTTTGGACCCCCGGGAACTGGAAAAACCCTCATAGGAAAATGTATTGCTTGTCAATCAGGTGCCACCTTCTTTAGCATCAGTGCATCATCTCTCACATCCAAGTGGGTGGGTGAAGGAGAAAAAATGGTGCGAGCCCTGTTTGCCATTGCCCGGTGCCACCAGCCCGCTGTCATCTTTATTGATGAAATTGACTCACTGTTGTCTCAGCGGACAGATGGGGAGCATGACTCATCACGGaggataaaaacagaattcctCGTTCAGCTAGATGGAGCAGCCACTGCCGCCGAAGACCGCATCTTGGTCGTGGGCGCCACCAACCGACCTCAGGAGATAGACGAGGCTGCTCGTCGACGCCTGGCAAAGCGTTTATACATCCCCCTGCCTGAAAGAGCCGCCCGACAACAGATTATAACTAATCTCATGGCAAGAGAGAAGAATCAGCTGAGAGAGCACGAGTTAAAGAGTGTGGTAGCAACTACAGAGGGCTTCTCCGGAGCTGACATGACTCAGCTGTGTCGGGAGGCAGCACTGGGGCCCATCCGCAGCATTCATCTCAGTGACATTGCCACTGTCACCGCAGATCAGGTGCGACCAATCCTCTATAGTGACTTCCAGGAGGCATTAAAGACTGTGCGGCCCAGTGTCTCATCAAAAGACTTGGAGTTGTATGAAGAGTGGAATAAAACTTTTGGCTGTGGACGTTAA
- the ttl gene encoding tubulin--tyrosine ligase, giving the protein MNVPMYTFVSRDDISTVYAEVAKILLSTGQWKRLKRDNPRFNLMLGERNRLPFGRLGHEPGLVQLVNYYRGADKLCRKASLVKLIKTSPELSDSCSWFPESYIIYPTNLNTPVAPATNGISHLKNNPKTDEREVFMASYHAKKDSGEGTVWIAKSSAGAKGAGIMISHDANQLLEYIDNQGQVHVIQKYLEKPLLLEPGHRKFDIRSWVLVDHQYNIYLYQEGVLRTSSEPYNSSDLQDMTSHLTNHCIQKEHSQNYGRYEEGNEMFFDEFRMYLLNVHNVTLETTILPQIKQIIKSCLTCTEPAISTKHLSYQSFQLFGFDFMVDENFKVWLIEINGAPACAQKLYPELCQGIVDVAISSVFTLNSSCDSSSASSSPYSSSPSSTFTTNSCSSPKLRGPLHVGPFTRLTQKNEGYVLG; this is encoded by the exons ATGAATGTCCCTATGTACACATTTGTGTCCCGTGACGACATCAGCACTGTCTATGCTGAAGTTGCCAAAATCCTCCTCTCAACGGGACAATGGAAGAGGTTGAAAAGAGATAATCCCAGATTTAACCTGATGCTCGGTGAACGGAACAGACTGCCCTTTGGACGTCTAG GTCATGAACCAGGACTGGTTCAGCTGGTGAATTACTACAGAGGAGCAGATAAGCTTTGCAGAAAAGCATCCTTGGTCAA GCTAATAAAGACCAGCCCAGAGCTGTCGGACTCCTGTAGCTGGTTCCCAGAATCCTACATCATCTATCCCACTAACCTCAACACCCCTGTTGCTCCAGCTACGAATGGCATCAGCCACCTGAAGAACAATCCCAAGACAGATGAAAGGGAAGTTTTCATGGCTTCTTATCACGCTAAAAAAGACAGTGGTGAAGGAACAGTGTGGATAGCTAAGTCTTCTGCTGGAGCTAAAG GTGCTGGTATTATGATTTCCCATGATGCTAATCAGCTGCTGGAGTATATTGATAATCAGGGACAGGTTCATGTCATTCAGAAGTACCTAGAGAAACCTTTACTTTTGGAGCCAGGACATCGGAAGTTTGACATCAG GAGCTGGGTGCTAGTGGACCATCAGTACAACATCTATTTATATCAAGAGGGTGTACTGCGGACTTCATCAGAACCCTATAACAGCTCTGACCTCCAGGACATGACGAGCCACCTTACAAACCACTGCATCCAGAAGGAGCACTCCCAAAACTATGGGAGATATGAGGAGGGGAATGAAATGTTCTTTGATGAATTCAGGATGTACCTGCTGAACGTGCACAATGTCACCCTGGAGACCACCATATTACCTCAGATCAAGCAGATCATAAA GAGCTGTCTGACATGTACTGAGCCGGCAATCAGCACCAAGCACCTGTCCTACCAGAGCTTCCAGCTCTTTGGATTTGATTTCATGGTTGATGAGAACTTCAAAGTGTGGCTCATTGAGATCAATGGAGCTCCAGCCTGTGCACA GAAGCTCTATCCAGAGTTATGTCAAGGTATTGTGGATGTGGCTATTTCCAGTGTGTTCACCCTGAACAGCAGCTGTGACTCCTCTTCTGCCTCCTCTTCACCTTATTCCTCCTCTCCGTCCTCTACGTTCACCACTAACTCATGCTCCTCTCCCAAATTGAGAGGCCCTCTTCATGTAGGGCCTTTCACTCGCCT GACTCAGAAGAATGAAGGATATGTGCTTGGCTGA